From the Polyangia bacterium genome, one window contains:
- a CDS encoding SRPBCC family protein: MAYESLSLSELIPATEEEIYSAWLSSDQHSAFTGDEASIDPVIGGKHIAYGGYAQGAIVDLQPSRRIVQTWRTSDFPEGSPDSRLEVTLEPTVGGTMVTVLHTEIPEGQSDSYREGWVKYYFDPLKKYFAEKSGDDAEDVLDDLLATAPANGISSHNGGPAKLTGRAKKAPTPQPKSAKETAKVQPKAKPKAKSNVKAKVKAKAKPKPKAKPKTKTKTKAKLTAKSAKKPTPKRRPAARMAAKKATRGRESKSPARSKKKKR, translated from the coding sequence ATGGCATACGAAAGTCTGTCTCTGTCCGAATTGATCCCGGCAACCGAAGAAGAGATCTATTCCGCTTGGCTGAGCAGCGACCAGCACTCCGCTTTCACCGGCGACGAAGCGTCGATCGATCCAGTGATCGGGGGAAAACACATTGCTTATGGCGGCTATGCCCAAGGGGCGATCGTCGATTTACAGCCCAGCCGCCGCATCGTACAGACCTGGCGAACCAGCGACTTTCCGGAAGGCAGCCCGGATTCCCGTCTGGAAGTAACCCTAGAGCCGACAGTGGGCGGCACCATGGTGACGGTGCTGCACACAGAGATCCCCGAGGGCCAAAGCGACAGTTACCGAGAAGGCTGGGTTAAATACTATTTTGACCCTCTCAAGAAATATTTCGCCGAAAAGAGCGGGGACGACGCCGAGGACGTGCTCGACGACCTGTTGGCGACGGCGCCCGCCAATGGTATTTCGTCCCACAACGGTGGCCCGGCCAAGTTGACGGGCCGCGCAAAGAAGGCGCCCACCCCCCAACCAAAATCCGCCAAAGAGACGGCAAAGGTCCAGCCGAAAGCAAAACCGAAAGCCAAATCAAACGTCAAGGCCAAGGTCAAGGCCAAGGCCAAGCCAAAGCCCAAAGCGAAGCCGAAGACAAAAACGAAAACCAAGGCCAAATTGACGGCAAAATCCGCCAAAAAGCCGACGCCCAAACGCAGACCGGCGGCCCGGATGGCGGCGAAGAAAGCAACCCGCGGCCGAGAGAGCAAATCACCGGCGCGGTCCAAGAAAAAGAAACGGTAG
- a CDS encoding molybdopterin-dependent oxidoreductase, whose protein sequence is MAQGEAVTETRNTVCNRDCPDACSIVATVQDGRVIKLAGDRDHPVTRGFLCWRTNHFLNLQYATDRIVTPLVRGAGGEFQPVSWDAALDLIAERLTTFRDQSGPASTVTITVVARWGFLASSLIDFFGCLVQGATKRGDICSGAGEAAQTADFGESESHGLDDLVNARQILLSGKNVFVSSPHTIPVLRDAQAGGARLTLIDPVHHRTARLCEHYWATRTGRRFRAGHGGGSALV, encoded by the coding sequence ATGGCCCAAGGCGAAGCGGTCACCGAGACGCGCAACACGGTCTGCAACCGCGACTGTCCCGACGCCTGCTCGATCGTCGCCACGGTGCAGGACGGGCGGGTGATCAAGCTGGCCGGCGATCGCGACCACCCGGTGACGCGCGGGTTTCTTTGCTGGCGCACCAATCATTTTCTCAATCTGCAGTACGCGACCGATCGCATCGTCACGCCCCTGGTGCGGGGAGCGGGCGGCGAATTTCAACCTGTCTCGTGGGACGCTGCTTTGGATTTGATTGCCGAGCGGCTAACCACGTTCCGCGACCAATCTGGGCCAGCGTCAACTGTCACTATCACAGTGGTGGCTCGTTGGGGATTTTTGGCCAGCTCATTGATCGATTTTTTCGGCTGTTTGGTCCAGGGTGCCACCAAACGCGGCGACATTTGTTCAGGCGCCGGCGAAGCCGCCCAGACAGCAGACTTTGGAGAGTCAGAGAGCCACGGCCTGGACGATCTGGTGAACGCCCGGCAAATTCTGCTGTCGGGCAAGAACGTCTTCGTTTCCAGCCCGCACACCATCCCGGTCCTGCGGGACGCCCAGGCGGGCGGGGCGCGGTTGACGTTGATTGATCCGGTTCACCACCGCACCGCCAGGCTTTGCGAACACTACTGGGCAACCAGGACCGGGAGGAGATTTCGCGCTGGCCATGGCGGTGGCTCGGCGCTTGTTTGA
- a CDS encoding sulfite exporter TauE/SafE family protein, with the protein MDIVRHGLLVGSAAVAGAINAVAGGGTLISFPAAMAWGLPSIAANVTNAVALTPGSLASAWGYRRELKADRRLVALLAPPATVGALAGAYILHHTSQRLFDALIPWLVLGATLIILLQGVILRHAPKPQPGAPTSPARLATVVLCQLLVGIYGGYFGAAMGIITLAFLSLIASTDIHGMNGIKNLLAALVNGVASIYFIASGLVDGWAALLMTGGAIAGGFIGARVARRAPARVIRALVIVIGFSLSGLLAYRSFIKR; encoded by the coding sequence ATGGACATCGTTCGCCACGGTTTGCTGGTGGGTTCGGCGGCGGTCGCGGGGGCGATCAACGCCGTCGCCGGCGGCGGCACGCTGATCTCGTTTCCAGCCGCCATGGCCTGGGGCCTGCCGTCGATCGCCGCCAACGTCACCAACGCGGTGGCGCTGACGCCGGGTTCGCTGGCGTCGGCCTGGGGCTACCGCCGCGAGCTGAAGGCCGATCGCCGCCTGGTCGCACTGCTGGCACCGCCGGCCACGGTGGGCGCGCTGGCGGGCGCCTATATCCTGCACCACACCTCGCAGCGGCTGTTCGACGCTTTGATTCCCTGGCTGGTGCTGGGCGCCACGCTGATCATTCTGCTGCAAGGGGTGATCCTGCGGCACGCCCCCAAGCCGCAACCGGGCGCGCCGACATCGCCTGCTCGTTTGGCGACGGTGGTGCTCTGTCAGCTGCTGGTCGGCATTTACGGCGGCTATTTCGGCGCGGCGATGGGAATCATCACGCTGGCCTTCCTGTCGCTGATTGCCTCGACGGACATTCACGGGATGAACGGCATAAAGAACCTGCTGGCCGCGCTGGTGAACGGCGTGGCGTCGATCTACTTCATCGCCTCGGGCCTGGTCGACGGCTGGGCGGCGCTGCTGATGACGGGCGGGGCGATCGCCGGCGGCTTCATCGGGGCGCGGGTGGCGCGGCGGGCGCCGGCGCGCGTGATCCGCGCGTTGGTCATCGTGATTGGCTTCAGCCTGTCGGGCTTGCTGGCCTATCGCAGCTTCATCAAGCGCTGA
- the bla gene encoding subclass B3 metallo-beta-lactamase, whose protein sequence is MGQLRNRARHLWLAALLALPAGCAVGQAGVPRHMQPWNQEFPPFTVIDNIHYVGSSDIAIFLITTPAGHILLDSGFEASVPRLRDNIAKLGFRMEDIKILLASHAHIDHVQAHALVRQLTGARVVVARPDAPVVEGGGRGEPVYDGVYSWTPCPVDRIIDDGAKVSLGGVTMTAHLTPGHTRGATTWTMVVHDGGRDLNVVFFPSANVNDGVHLIGNQRYPEIVPDFERSFAVWKALPCDVFLGAHSHFFHLSDKVERLQSQPPPAKNPFIDPDGYRHAIADAEKRFRRQLDWER, encoded by the coding sequence ATGGGTCAGCTTCGCAATCGCGCTCGCCATCTTTGGCTGGCGGCGCTGCTGGCCTTGCCGGCCGGTTGCGCCGTCGGTCAGGCGGGCGTACCGCGCCACATGCAGCCGTGGAACCAGGAATTCCCGCCCTTCACCGTCATCGACAACATTCACTATGTCGGCAGCAGCGACATCGCCATCTTTCTCATCACCACGCCGGCCGGCCACATCCTGCTGGATTCAGGGTTCGAAGCCAGCGTGCCGCGCCTGCGCGACAACATCGCCAAGCTGGGCTTCCGAATGGAAGACATCAAGATCCTGCTGGCCAGCCACGCCCACATCGATCACGTGCAGGCGCACGCCCTGGTCCGCCAGCTGACCGGCGCCCGGGTGGTGGTGGCGCGGCCCGACGCGCCGGTGGTGGAAGGCGGCGGCCGCGGCGAGCCGGTCTACGACGGCGTCTATTCGTGGACCCCGTGTCCCGTCGACCGCATCATCGACGACGGCGCGAAGGTTTCGCTGGGAGGCGTCACCATGACCGCGCACCTGACGCCGGGCCACACCCGCGGCGCCACCACCTGGACCATGGTGGTTCACGACGGCGGACGGGACCTGAACGTGGTGTTTTTTCCCAGCGCCAACGTCAACGACGGCGTTCACCTGATCGGCAATCAGCGCTATCCGGAGATCGTCCCGGACTTTGAACGCAGCTTTGCCGTGTGGAAGGCGTTGCCCTGCGACGTTTTCCTGGGCGCGCACAGCCATTTCTTTCACCTGTCGGACAAAGTCGAACGCCTGCAGTCGCAACCGCCGCCGGCGAAGAATCCGTTCATTGATCCCGACGGCTATCGCCACGCCATCGCCGACGCGGAGAAGCGGTTTCGCCGCCAGCTTGACTGGGAACGCTGA
- a CDS encoding nitrite/sulfite reductase — protein MSASRTWKETLGKAIPEDLGREIDIFETQIELRKKLKIEEKLFAETRLRRGAYGQRYDNGQRHDGEKTQALLFPSREITKGPTTMWDAPGMQRIKIPMGRLAADQLDTLADVAEEYSDRILHVTTRQDFQLHFVHIEDTPDLHRRLSTVGITTREACGNTVRNVTACPYAGVCREEKFDVTPYAHAITYFLLGHDDTQDFGRKVKVAFSGCKENACGLTNFHDMGAIARTRVEGGKVKRGFEYYVGGGLGAVPQAALLFDEFLPEEELLPISQAVSRVFARLGERANRARARLKFLVKKLGIDDFKRLVLEERAKLRVDPRWTAFLADLHATDEKPLRPPGPLPTTNLPDGFARWRESNVVPQRQDGYVMAVITLPLGDLTSEQARALADVARQYTGNTMRTTVDQNLLLRWVSEADLPAVYQALVTIDLAKPGAGSIADITACPGTDTCKLGISSSRSLAAQLTKELAASGLDRDPNAKHLHIKTSGCFNSCGQHHVADMGFLGVSRNVGGRRVPHFQLVVGGQWTNNGGSYGLAIGAVPSKRVPEMVKRLTTRYAKERQGEETFAAFTTRIGKKTIRAMVEELQALPTYDQDPSYYSDWGDPREYTISDMGEGECAGEVVPIVEVGLAAAEREIFESQILLDESKLQGAADRAFSAMLQAARALTREKAPNLGTDAAEIVAEFRRHFYDTRLFFDPFAGGKFAHYFFRANDDREKTATKDTVHQLIEEATLFVDAAHQCYLRLGAALGGPAAAVTVRS, from the coding sequence ATGAGCGCAAGCAGAACGTGGAAAGAAACCTTGGGGAAGGCCATCCCCGAGGATCTCGGCCGAGAGATCGACATTTTCGAAACGCAGATCGAGCTGCGCAAGAAGCTGAAGATCGAAGAGAAGCTGTTCGCCGAGACCCGCCTGCGCCGCGGCGCCTATGGTCAACGTTACGACAACGGCCAGCGCCACGACGGCGAGAAGACCCAGGCCCTGCTGTTCCCTTCGCGCGAGATCACCAAGGGCCCGACCACGATGTGGGACGCGCCTGGAATGCAGCGGATCAAGATCCCGATGGGCCGCCTCGCCGCCGATCAACTGGACACGCTGGCCGACGTGGCCGAGGAATATTCCGACCGCATCCTGCACGTCACCACCCGCCAGGATTTCCAGCTGCACTTCGTGCACATCGAAGACACGCCCGACCTGCACCGTCGGCTGTCCACCGTCGGCATCACCACGCGTGAGGCGTGCGGCAACACGGTCCGCAACGTCACCGCCTGCCCGTACGCCGGCGTTTGCCGCGAAGAGAAGTTCGACGTCACGCCGTATGCCCACGCCATCACCTATTTCTTGCTGGGCCACGACGACACCCAGGACTTTGGCCGCAAGGTGAAGGTGGCGTTCTCGGGCTGCAAAGAGAACGCCTGCGGCCTGACCAACTTTCACGACATGGGAGCCATCGCCCGCACGCGCGTCGAGGGCGGAAAAGTGAAACGCGGGTTCGAATATTATGTCGGCGGGGGCCTGGGCGCGGTGCCGCAGGCGGCGTTGCTGTTCGATGAATTTCTGCCCGAGGAGGAATTGCTGCCCATCTCGCAAGCGGTCAGCCGCGTCTTCGCCCGCCTGGGCGAGCGCGCCAACCGCGCCCGCGCCCGCCTGAAGTTCCTGGTCAAGAAGCTGGGTATCGATGATTTCAAGCGCCTGGTGCTGGAAGAGCGCGCCAAGCTGCGCGTCGATCCGCGCTGGACGGCGTTCCTGGCCGATCTGCACGCCACCGACGAAAAACCGCTGCGTCCGCCGGGGCCGCTGCCGACCACCAACCTACCCGACGGCTTTGCCCGCTGGCGCGAGAGCAACGTGGTGCCGCAACGACAGGACGGCTACGTGATGGCCGTGATCACCTTGCCGCTCGGCGATCTGACCTCAGAGCAAGCGCGCGCGTTGGCCGATGTGGCGCGCCAGTACACCGGCAACACCATGCGCACCACCGTCGATCAGAACCTGCTGCTTCGCTGGGTCAGTGAGGCGGATCTGCCGGCGGTGTATCAGGCGCTGGTGACGATCGATCTCGCCAAACCGGGCGCCGGTTCCATCGCCGACATCACGGCGTGCCCGGGCACGGACACCTGCAAGCTGGGCATCTCGTCATCGCGTTCGCTGGCGGCCCAGCTGACGAAAGAGCTGGCGGCCTCGGGATTGGATCGCGATCCCAATGCCAAGCACCTGCACATCAAGACCAGCGGCTGCTTCAATTCGTGCGGCCAGCACCACGTCGCCGATATGGGGTTTCTCGGCGTCAGCCGCAACGTGGGCGGGCGCCGGGTGCCGCATTTTCAGCTGGTCGTCGGCGGTCAATGGACCAACAACGGCGGCAGCTATGGCCTGGCCATCGGCGCGGTTCCGTCAAAGCGCGTGCCCGAGATGGTCAAGCGCTTGACCACCCGTTACGCCAAGGAACGACAAGGCGAGGAGACCTTCGCCGCCTTCACCACCCGCATCGGCAAGAAGACCATCCGCGCCATGGTGGAAGAGCTGCAGGCGCTGCCGACCTACGATCAAGATCCCAGCTACTACAGCGACTGGGGCGATCCGCGCGAGTACACCATCTCTGACATGGGCGAAGGCGAGTGCGCCGGCGAGGTGGTGCCCATCGTCGAGGTCGGCCTGGCGGCGGCCGAGCGCGAGATCTTCGAATCGCAGATCTTGCTCGACGAAAGCAAGCTGCAGGGCGCCGCCGACCGCGCCTTCAGCGCCATGCTGCAGGCGGCCCGCGCCCTGACGCGAGAAAAGGCGCCCAACCTGGGCACCGACGCGGCGGAGATCGTGGCCGAGTTCCGCAGGCATTTTTACGACACGCGCCTATTCTTCGATCCGTTCGCCGGCGGCAAGTTCGCGCATTATTTTTTCCGCGCCAACGACGACCGCGAAAAGACCGCCACCAAGGACACCGTCCACCAGCTGATCGAAGAGGCGACGCTGTTCGTCGACGCCGCCCACCAGTGCTACCTGCGCCTCGGCGCCGCGCTGGGCGGTCCGGCCGCGGCGGTCACAGTCCGCTCTTAA
- the tal gene encoding transaldolase: protein MTHLESLKKYTVIVADTGDLEAIAKHKPQDATTNPSLLLKASQQPAYRHLVDEALAYGAKQPGDDAHRTAAFMDKMAVNFGCEVLKLVAGRVSTEVDATYSFDTEGSIKKAREFIELYRQAGVDRNRILIKLGTTWEGIKAAEQLEKEGIHCNMTLLFSFAQAVACAEAKVTLISPFVGRIYDFYLKDRGVKDIPPGEDPGVASVVRIYNHYKKFDYKTQVMGASFRKADQIELLAGCDLLTISPELLTELGNRQGEIERRLSPEIAKASDAQPVHLDEKTFRFQHNEDPMAVDKLADGIRKFNADARKLEKWASGLMAKAA from the coding sequence ATGACACACCTCGAGTCGCTGAAGAAATACACGGTGATCGTGGCCGACACCGGTGATCTGGAAGCCATCGCCAAGCACAAACCGCAGGACGCCACCACCAATCCATCTCTTCTGCTGAAGGCGTCGCAACAGCCGGCCTACCGCCACCTGGTCGACGAGGCGCTCGCTTACGGGGCGAAACAGCCGGGCGACGATGCGCACCGCACGGCTGCCTTCATGGACAAGATGGCCGTGAACTTCGGGTGCGAGGTCCTGAAGCTGGTCGCCGGCCGCGTCTCGACCGAGGTCGACGCTACCTACTCTTTCGACACCGAAGGGTCGATCAAAAAGGCGCGCGAGTTCATCGAGCTTTACCGCCAAGCGGGCGTCGATCGAAACCGCATCCTGATCAAGCTCGGCACCACCTGGGAAGGCATCAAGGCCGCCGAGCAGCTGGAGAAGGAAGGCATCCACTGCAACATGACGCTGCTGTTTTCGTTCGCTCAGGCGGTGGCCTGTGCGGAAGCCAAGGTCACCTTGATCTCGCCATTCGTCGGACGAATCTACGATTTCTATCTCAAAGACCGCGGCGTGAAGGACATCCCGCCCGGGGAAGATCCCGGCGTGGCTTCGGTGGTGCGCATCTACAACCACTACAAGAAGTTCGATTACAAGACCCAGGTGATGGGCGCCAGCTTTCGCAAGGCCGATCAGATCGAGCTTTTGGCCGGCTGCGATCTGCTGACCATCAGCCCAGAACTTCTGACCGAGCTCGGCAATCGCCAAGGCGAGATCGAGCGCCGCCTGTCGCCCGAGATCGCCAAGGCCAGCGACGCCCAGCCCGTTCACCTGGACGAAAAAACCTTCCGCTTCCAGCACAACGAAGACCCGATGGCCGTCGACAAGCTGGCCGACGGCATCCGCAAGTTCAACGCCGACGCCCGCAAGCTGGAAAAGTGGGCCAGCGGACTGATGGCGAAAGCCGCCTGA